One genomic region from Neoarius graeffei isolate fNeoGra1 chromosome 4, fNeoGra1.pri, whole genome shotgun sequence encodes:
- the LOC132885415 gene encoding zinc finger protein 501-like isoform X1: protein MRLGPQHVSKSTSREPTMMKSEEIDHENSVPTRSSSGQPTSSGIPYTCKQRQKPIYHCSECGKSFKYRSALQSHQRIHTGEKPYCCTECGMRFSHEANCRKHQRIHSGEKPHHCSQCGKSFRDIGSLKTHQRIHTGEKPYHCSDCGKSFTERGNLVKHQRIHKGEKPYYCTVCGMSFTQEGNLQRHRRVHSKEQPYLCSQCGRSFRERQTLKIHQRIHTGEKPYHCSQCGKSFRDAGSLKTHQRIHTGEKPYHCSDCGKSFTVSGSLVKHQRIHTGEKPYYCTECGMSFTQETNLQRHWRVHSEEKLYLCSQCGRNFRNGGTLKAHQRIHTQEKPYHCSQCGKSFRVRGALKRHQRIHTGEKPYHCSQCAKSFRDAGSLKIHQRIHTGVKPYHCSQCGKFFIDSTTCMKHQRIHTGEKPYCCSDCGKSFTVRGNLLQHQYIHTRRTPMTAPSVE from the exons ATGAGGTTGGGACCACAACACGTGTCCAAATCAACGTCAA GAGAACCCACTATGATGAAATCAGAAGAGATTGATCATGAGAATTCGGTACCTACAAGAAGCTCCAGTGGTCAGCCAACTTCATCTGGTATTCCCTACACTTGCAAACAAAGACAAAAACCAATTTACCACTGCTCAgagtgtgggaaaagttttaaaTACAGAAGTGCTCTACAATCacatcagcgcattcacacaggagaaaagccttattgctgcacagaGTGTGGAATGAGATTTTCACATGAAGCTAATTGCCGAAAACATCAGCGTATTCATTCAGGAGaaaagccgcatcactgctcacagtgtggaaaaagcttTAGGGATATAGGAAGCCTCAAAACacatcagcgcattcacacaggagagaagccgtatcactgttcaGACtgcgggaagagttttactgaacgtGGAAATCTTGTAAAACACCAGCGCATCCATAAAGGAGAAAAGCCCTATTACTGCACAGTGTGTGGAATGAGTTTTACCCAAGAGGGTAATCTCCAAAGACATCGGCGTGTTCATTCAAAAGAACAGCCATatctctgctcacagtgtggaagaaGCTTTAGGGAAAGACAAACTCTCAAAATacatcagcgcattcacacaggagagaagccgtatcactgctcacagtgtggaaaaagcttTAGGGATGCAGGAAGCCTCAAAACACATCAGCGtattcatacaggagagaagccgtatcactgctcagactgtgggaagagttttactgttaGTGGAAGTCTTGTGAAACACCAGCGTATCCACACAGGTGAAAAGCCCTATTACTGCACTGAGTGTGGAATGAGTTTTACACAAGAGACTAATCTCCAAAGACACTGGCGTGTTCATTCAGAAGAAAAGCTGTatctctgctcacagtgtggaagaaACTTTCGGAATGGAGGAACTCTCAaagcacaccagcgcattcacacacaagagaagccgtatcactgctcacagtgtggaaaaagcttTAGGGTTAGAGGAGCTCTAAaaagacaccagcgcattcacacaggagagaagccgtatcactgctcacagtgtgcaaAAAGCTTTAGGGATGCAGGAAGTCTCAAAATACACCAGCGTATTCACACGGGagtgaagccatatcactgctcacagtgcggGAAGTTTTTTATCGATAGTACAACCTGTatgaaacaccagcgcattcacacaggagagaagccatattgcTGTTCGGACtgcgggaagagttttactgttcGGGGAAATCTTTTACAACACCAGTATATCCACACAAGAAGAACCCCTATGACTGCACCGAGTGTGGAATGA
- the LOC132885415 gene encoding zinc finger protein 501-like isoform X2, whose translation MEEPVPKLPKTSSGEPTMMKSEEIDHENSVPTRSSSGQPTSSGIPYTCKQRQKPIYHCSECGKSFKYRSALQSHQRIHTGEKPYCCTECGMRFSHEANCRKHQRIHSGEKPHHCSQCGKSFRDIGSLKTHQRIHTGEKPYHCSDCGKSFTERGNLVKHQRIHKGEKPYYCTVCGMSFTQEGNLQRHRRVHSKEQPYLCSQCGRSFRERQTLKIHQRIHTGEKPYHCSQCGKSFRDAGSLKTHQRIHTGEKPYHCSDCGKSFTVSGSLVKHQRIHTGEKPYYCTECGMSFTQETNLQRHWRVHSEEKLYLCSQCGRNFRNGGTLKAHQRIHTQEKPYHCSQCGKSFRVRGALKRHQRIHTGEKPYHCSQCAKSFRDAGSLKIHQRIHTGVKPYHCSQCGKFFIDSTTCMKHQRIHTGEKPYCCSDCGKSFTVRGNLLQHQYIHTRRTPMTAPSVE comes from the exons atggaagagccggttcctaagctacctaaaactagcagtg GAGAACCCACTATGATGAAATCAGAAGAGATTGATCATGAGAATTCGGTACCTACAAGAAGCTCCAGTGGTCAGCCAACTTCATCTGGTATTCCCTACACTTGCAAACAAAGACAAAAACCAATTTACCACTGCTCAgagtgtgggaaaagttttaaaTACAGAAGTGCTCTACAATCacatcagcgcattcacacaggagaaaagccttattgctgcacagaGTGTGGAATGAGATTTTCACATGAAGCTAATTGCCGAAAACATCAGCGTATTCATTCAGGAGaaaagccgcatcactgctcacagtgtggaaaaagcttTAGGGATATAGGAAGCCTCAAAACacatcagcgcattcacacaggagagaagccgtatcactgttcaGACtgcgggaagagttttactgaacgtGGAAATCTTGTAAAACACCAGCGCATCCATAAAGGAGAAAAGCCCTATTACTGCACAGTGTGTGGAATGAGTTTTACCCAAGAGGGTAATCTCCAAAGACATCGGCGTGTTCATTCAAAAGAACAGCCATatctctgctcacagtgtggaagaaGCTTTAGGGAAAGACAAACTCTCAAAATacatcagcgcattcacacaggagagaagccgtatcactgctcacagtgtggaaaaagcttTAGGGATGCAGGAAGCCTCAAAACACATCAGCGtattcatacaggagagaagccgtatcactgctcagactgtgggaagagttttactgttaGTGGAAGTCTTGTGAAACACCAGCGTATCCACACAGGTGAAAAGCCCTATTACTGCACTGAGTGTGGAATGAGTTTTACACAAGAGACTAATCTCCAAAGACACTGGCGTGTTCATTCAGAAGAAAAGCTGTatctctgctcacagtgtggaagaaACTTTCGGAATGGAGGAACTCTCAaagcacaccagcgcattcacacacaagagaagccgtatcactgctcacagtgtggaaaaagcttTAGGGTTAGAGGAGCTCTAAaaagacaccagcgcattcacacaggagagaagccgtatcactgctcacagtgtgcaaAAAGCTTTAGGGATGCAGGAAGTCTCAAAATACACCAGCGTATTCACACGGGagtgaagccatatcactgctcacagtgcggGAAGTTTTTTATCGATAGTACAACCTGTatgaaacaccagcgcattcacacaggagagaagccatattgcTGTTCGGACtgcgggaagagttttactgttcGGGGAAATCTTTTACAACACCAGTATATCCACACAAGAAGAACCCCTATGACTGCACCGAGTGTGGAATGA
- the LOC132885415 gene encoding zinc finger protein 501-like isoform X3, producing MMKSEEIDHENSVPTRSSSGQPTSSGIPYTCKQRQKPIYHCSECGKSFKYRSALQSHQRIHTGEKPYCCTECGMRFSHEANCRKHQRIHSGEKPHHCSQCGKSFRDIGSLKTHQRIHTGEKPYHCSDCGKSFTERGNLVKHQRIHKGEKPYYCTVCGMSFTQEGNLQRHRRVHSKEQPYLCSQCGRSFRERQTLKIHQRIHTGEKPYHCSQCGKSFRDAGSLKTHQRIHTGEKPYHCSDCGKSFTVSGSLVKHQRIHTGEKPYYCTECGMSFTQETNLQRHWRVHSEEKLYLCSQCGRNFRNGGTLKAHQRIHTQEKPYHCSQCGKSFRVRGALKRHQRIHTGEKPYHCSQCAKSFRDAGSLKIHQRIHTGVKPYHCSQCGKFFIDSTTCMKHQRIHTGEKPYCCSDCGKSFTVRGNLLQHQYIHTRRTPMTAPSVE from the coding sequence ATGATGAAATCAGAAGAGATTGATCATGAGAATTCGGTACCTACAAGAAGCTCCAGTGGTCAGCCAACTTCATCTGGTATTCCCTACACTTGCAAACAAAGACAAAAACCAATTTACCACTGCTCAgagtgtgggaaaagttttaaaTACAGAAGTGCTCTACAATCacatcagcgcattcacacaggagaaaagccttattgctgcacagaGTGTGGAATGAGATTTTCACATGAAGCTAATTGCCGAAAACATCAGCGTATTCATTCAGGAGaaaagccgcatcactgctcacagtgtggaaaaagcttTAGGGATATAGGAAGCCTCAAAACacatcagcgcattcacacaggagagaagccgtatcactgttcaGACtgcgggaagagttttactgaacgtGGAAATCTTGTAAAACACCAGCGCATCCATAAAGGAGAAAAGCCCTATTACTGCACAGTGTGTGGAATGAGTTTTACCCAAGAGGGTAATCTCCAAAGACATCGGCGTGTTCATTCAAAAGAACAGCCATatctctgctcacagtgtggaagaaGCTTTAGGGAAAGACAAACTCTCAAAATacatcagcgcattcacacaggagagaagccgtatcactgctcacagtgtggaaaaagcttTAGGGATGCAGGAAGCCTCAAAACACATCAGCGtattcatacaggagagaagccgtatcactgctcagactgtgggaagagttttactgttaGTGGAAGTCTTGTGAAACACCAGCGTATCCACACAGGTGAAAAGCCCTATTACTGCACTGAGTGTGGAATGAGTTTTACACAAGAGACTAATCTCCAAAGACACTGGCGTGTTCATTCAGAAGAAAAGCTGTatctctgctcacagtgtggaagaaACTTTCGGAATGGAGGAACTCTCAaagcacaccagcgcattcacacacaagagaagccgtatcactgctcacagtgtggaaaaagcttTAGGGTTAGAGGAGCTCTAAaaagacaccagcgcattcacacaggagagaagccgtatcactgctcacagtgtgcaaAAAGCTTTAGGGATGCAGGAAGTCTCAAAATACACCAGCGTATTCACACGGGagtgaagccatatcactgctcacagtgcggGAAGTTTTTTATCGATAGTACAACCTGTatgaaacaccagcgcattcacacaggagagaagccatattgcTGTTCGGACtgcgggaagagttttactgttcGGGGAAATCTTTTACAACACCAGTATATCCACACAAGAAGAACCCCTATGACTGCACCGAGTGTGGAATGA